In Pseudomonas rhizosphaerae, one DNA window encodes the following:
- the prpF gene encoding 2-methylaconitate cis-trans isomerase PrpF codes for MTQLRIPATYLRGGTSKGVFFNLANLPEPARRPGPARDALLLRVIGSPDPYGKQIDGMGGATSSTSKTVIVSPSSQPGHDIDYLFGQVSIDSAFVDWSGNCGNLSAAVGPFAISQGLIDPARVPHDGIATVRVWQANIGKTIIAHVPMSDGEVQETGDFELDGVTFPAAEVQLEFLDPAAEAEGAAGAMFPTGNLIDELDVPGVGRFQATLINAGIPTIFIDAAALGYSGCELQEAINGDPQALARLEAIRAHGALRMGLITRVEEAQTRQHTPKVAFVAPPADYLASSGKPVAAADIDLTVRAVSMGKLHHAMMGTAAVAIGTAAAIPGTLVNRAAGGGLRNTVCFGHPSGTLRVGAEANEVAGQWQVTKAIMSRSARVLMEGWVRVPAQTLT; via the coding sequence ATGACCCAGCTTCGCATCCCCGCCACCTACCTGCGCGGTGGCACCAGCAAAGGCGTGTTCTTCAACCTTGCCAACCTGCCCGAACCGGCGCGCCGGCCGGGCCCGGCGCGCGATGCCCTGCTGCTGCGGGTAATCGGCAGCCCCGACCCCTATGGCAAACAGATCGACGGCATGGGTGGCGCCACGTCGAGCACCAGCAAGACGGTGATCGTCAGCCCCAGCAGCCAGCCGGGGCATGACATCGACTACCTGTTCGGTCAGGTCTCCATCGACAGCGCTTTCGTCGACTGGAGCGGCAACTGCGGCAACTTGTCGGCAGCGGTCGGTCCGTTTGCCATCAGCCAGGGCCTGATCGATCCTGCTCGCGTACCCCACGACGGCATCGCCACGGTGCGCGTCTGGCAGGCCAACATCGGCAAGACCATCATCGCCCACGTGCCCATGAGCGATGGCGAGGTTCAGGAGACCGGCGATTTCGAACTGGACGGCGTGACCTTCCCTGCTGCCGAAGTGCAACTCGAGTTTCTTGATCCAGCGGCCGAGGCCGAAGGCGCGGCCGGGGCAATGTTCCCCACCGGCAATCTCATCGACGAGTTGGACGTCCCCGGCGTGGGCCGCTTCCAAGCCACGCTGATCAATGCCGGGATCCCGACCATCTTCATCGACGCTGCGGCGCTGGGCTACAGCGGTTGCGAGTTGCAGGAGGCAATCAACGGCGATCCGCAGGCGTTGGCACGGCTGGAGGCCATCCGCGCCCACGGCGCGTTGCGCATGGGTTTGATCACCCGTGTGGAAGAGGCGCAAACCCGCCAGCACACGCCCAAAGTCGCCTTCGTCGCACCACCGGCCGATTATCTTGCCTCCAGTGGCAAGCCCGTGGCGGCGGCCGATATCGACTTGACCGTGCGGGCGGTGTCCATGGGCAAGCTGCACCACGCCATGATGGGCACTGCAGCGGTGGCCATCGGCACGGCTGCAGCCATCCCCGGCACGCTGGTCAACCGCGCGGCCGGCGGCGGCCTGCGCAACACGGTGTGCTTCGGCCATCCCTCGGGCACCCTACGCGTGGGCGCTGAGGCCAACGAGGTCGCTGGCCAGTGGCAGGTGACCAAGGCCATCATGAGCCGCAGCGCTCGGGTATTGATGGAGGGTTGGGTGCGAGTCCCGGCGCAGACCCTCACCTGA